Proteins from a genomic interval of Medicago truncatula cultivar Jemalong A17 chromosome 3, MtrunA17r5.0-ANR, whole genome shotgun sequence:
- the LOC11405908 gene encoding receptor-like protein EIX2, which translates to MMTILTSQMSLFLLLLLFITTFHKTMCSNHTVVQCNEKDRETLLTFKHGINDSLGRISTWSTKNDCCAWEGVLCDNITNRVTKVDLNSNYLEGEMNLCILELEFLSYLDLSDNKFDVIRIPSIQHNITHSSKLVHLNLSSFNFDNTLHMDNLHWLSPFSTLKYLRLSGIDLHEETNWLQAVNTLPSLLELRLKSCNLNNFPSVEYLNLSSLVTLSLSRNNFTSYIPDGFFNLTKNLTYLYLRGSNIYDIPSSLLNLQKLRCLDLSQNYFMISSSIEYLNLSSLVTLSLSGNNFTSHIPDGFFNLTKDLTYLDLHESNIHGEIPSSLLNLQNLRHLYLSYNQLQGLIPNGIGQLPNIQYLDLSENELQGSIPTTLGNLSSLNWLFIGSNNFSGEISNLTFFKLSSLDSLDLSNSSFVFQFDLDWVPPFQLTYLSLENTNQGPNFPSWIYTQKSLQLLDLSSSGISLVDRNKFSSLIERIPNEIYLSNNSIAEDISNLTLNCSTLLLDHNNFTGGLPNISPMSNRIDLSYNSFSGSIPHSWKNLSELEVLNLWSNRLSGEVLTHLSASKRLLFMNLGENEFFGTIPISLSQNLQVVILRANQFEGTIPQQLFNLSYLFHLDLANNKLSGSLPHCVYNLTQMDTDHMDSWYVTTVVLFTKGQDYVYYVSPNRRTIDLSVNNLFGEVPLELFRLIQVQTLNLSHNNLTGRIPKTIGGMTNMESLDLSNNKFFGEIPQSMALLNFLGVLNLSCNNFDGKIPIGTQLQSFNASSYIGNPKLCGAPLNNCTTKEENPKTAKPSTENEDDDSIKESLYLGMGVGFAAGFWGICGSLFFIRKWRHACFRFIDRVGDKLYVTLIVKLNSFRRN; encoded by the coding sequence ATGATGACCATTCTTACTTCACAAATGTCCCTTTTTTTGCTTCTACTTTTATTTATAACCACATTCCACAAAACCATGTGCAGCAATCACACAGTTGTTCAATGCAATGAGAAAGATCGCGAGACACTATTAACCTTCAAACATGGCATCAATGATAGTCTTGGTCGAATATCAACGTGGTCAAccaaaaatgattgttgtgcTTGGGAAGGAGTCCTTTGTGACAATATTACAAACAGAGTTACAAAAGTTGATCTCAACTCCAATTATTTGGAAGGTGAGATGAATCTTTGTATTCTTGAACTTGAGTTTCTCAGTTATTTGGATTTGAGTGATAATAAATTTGATGTGATAAGAATTCCATCCATTCAACACAACATCACACATTCCTCTAAACTTGTCCACCTTAACTTATCCTCCTTCAATTTTGATAATACTCTTCACATGGATAATCTTCATTGGCTTTCTCCATTTTCTACCTTGAAATATCTCCGCCTTAGTGGCATTGATCTTCATGAGGAAACTAATTGGCTTCAAGCAGTGAATACACTTCCTTCACTATTAGAGTTACGATTAAAAAGTTGTAACCTGAACAACTTCCCATCTGTTGAATATTTGAATTTGTCTTCACTTGTAACTCTTTCTCTTTCTAGAAACAATTTCACCTCTTATATACCTGATGGGTTTTTTAATCTCACCAAAAATCTCACTTATCTTTACCTTCGGGGGAgcaatatatatgatataccTTCAAGCTTACTAAACCTTCAGAAATTGAGATGCCTTGATCTCTCTCAAAACTACTTCATGATCAGCTCATCTATTGAGTATTTGAATTTGTCTTCACTTGTAACTCTTTCTCTTTCTGGAAACAATTTCACCTCTCATATACCTGATGGGTTTTTTAATCTCACCAAAGATCTCACTTATCTTGACCTTCACGAGAGCAATATACATGGTGAGATACCTTCAAGCTTGCTAAACCTTCAAAATTTGAGACACCTTTATCTCTCTTATAACCAACTACAAGGACTAATTCCAAATGGAATAGGCCAACTACCAAATATTCAATACCTCGATCTCTCTGAAAACGAACTACAAGGATCAATTCCCACGACTCTAGGAAACCTCTCATCATTAAATTGGTTATTTATTGGTTCTAATAATTTCTCTggtgaaatttcaaatttaacttttttcaaaCTCTCTAGTTTAGACTCACTAGACTTGAGTAATTCAAGTTTTGTATTCCAATTTGATTTGGATTGGGTTCCTCCTTTTCAACTCACTTACCTTTCATTGGAAAATACAAATCAAGGCCCAAACTTTCCATCTTGGATATATACACAAAAGTCACTACAACTTCTTGATTTATCGAGCTCAGGAATTTCGTTGGTAGATAGAAATAAGTTCTCGAGCCTTATAGAAAGAATACCCAATGAAATTTATTTGTCAAATAATTCGATTGCTGAAGACATATCCAACCTTACACTAAATTGTTCCACTTTATTGTTGGATCACAATAATTTCACAGGAGGACTCCCGAACATATCACCAATGTCCAATAGAATTGATTTGTCTTACAACTCCTTCTCAGGATCAATTCCACATAGTTGGAAGAACTTGTCAGAACTGGAAGTCTTGAACCTATGGAGTAATAGGCTGTCTGGTGAAGTTCTAACACACCTCTCTGCTTCAAAACGATTGTTATTcatgaatttgggagaaaatgagttttttggAACCATACCAATCAGCTTATCACAAAACTTACAAGTGGTCATATTGAGAGCTAACCAATTTGAAGGGACTATTCCGCAACAACTATTCAATCTCTCCTATTTGTTTCACTTAGACCTTGCAAATAACAAACTTTCAGGATCTTTGCCACACTGCGTCTACAACTTGACTCAAATGGATACTGATCATATGGATTCATGGTATGTTACCACTGTTGTTTTATTTACCAAAGGTCAAGATTACGTGTATTATGTTAGCCCGAACAGGCGAACGATTGACCTTTCGGTCAATAACTTATTTGGAGAAGTTCCATTGGAATTGTTTCGGCTTATTCAAGTTCAAACATTGAACTTATCTCACAATAATTTGACTGGAAGAATTCCAAAGACCATTGGAGGCATGACAAATATGGAATCTCTAGATCTCTCTAATAATAAGTTTTTTGGTGAAATTCCTCAGAGCATGGCTCTCTTAAATTTTTTGGGGGTGTTGAATTTATCTTGCAAtaattttgatggaaaaatcCCAATTGGAACTCAACTTCAAAGTTTTAATGCATCGAGTTACATTGGGAATCCTAAACTATGTGGAGCTCCTCTTAATAATTGTACCACGAAAGAAGAAAATCCTAAAACTGCAAAGCCGTCCACAGAGAATGAAGATGATGACTCTATAAAAGAATCACTGTACCTTGGCATGGGGGTTGGATTTGCAGCAGGTTTTTGGGGGATTTGTggttctttgttttttattagaaaatggaGGCATGCATGCTTTCGGTTTATTGATAGAGTGGGCGACAAACTCTATGTTACTTTGATCGTAAAGTTAAATAGCTTTCGCAGAAACTGA